Part of the Falsibacillus albus genome, TATCCGGAGGAATCCTTCGAGGCTTCCATCCGCGGTCTGAATATGTGGTGGGAAATCGTTTTTCCATCTTTATTGCCGTTCTTTATCATATCAGAAATGCTTATAGGATTCGGGGTGGTGAAGTTCATTGGGGTACTGCTCGAACCATTCATGCGCCCATTGTTCAAAGTTCCAGGCGTCGGTGGCTTCGTATGGGCGATGGGTATGGCAACAGGCTTCCCCTCAGGAGCGAACCTGACAGCGCGGCTTCGCAAAGAGGGCCAGCTAACAAGGATAGAAGCGGAACGCCTTGTCTGTTTTACAAATTCATCGAATCCACTATTCATTTTTGGGGCTGTCTCAGTTGGATTTTTCTACAATCCGAACCTTGGGGTCATCCTAGCCCTTTCCCACTACCTGGGGAATTTTACAGTAGGATTGTTCATGCGGTTTTATGGAAGAGAGCAAACAGGATCAAAGCCGGAAAGAAAGAAAAAACCCTCCATCCGGGCAGCATTTTCATCACTCCATCAAACGAGGATCAAAGAAGAACGGCCAATCGGGAAAATTCTTGGGGATGCTGTCGTATCCTCGATACAGACTCTGTTGATGATCGGTGGTTTCATCATCCTGTTTTCAGTCATTAACAAACTACTATTCTTTTTACATATCACTTCTTTCATCAGCATTTTCATTAACGGATTTTTTCATATGATCGATTTTCCAGAAGCCTTGGGCATTCCCTTTATTTCCGGCTTGTTCGAAATCACCTTAGGAAGCAAAATGACCAGTCAAGCAGAAGCAGCAAACCTTATGCAGCAAGCCATGACCGTCAGCTTCATTCTTGGATTCAGCGGCTTCAGCGTTCAGGCCCAGGTAGCCAGTATTTTGGCCAATACTGATATTCGGTTTAAGCCATTTTTTGCAGCCAGAATCCTTCATGGATTTTCCGCTGCCTGTTTGACCTTTTTAATGTGGAAACCACTTTTCGAAAGGTTTTACAGCACCGGCATCCCCTCGTATTCCACGCCTGTATTCCTTCATTCAGAAAGCAGGTTATGGAAGGATGCCCTTGAATTCTTCATACATTTTGGCCCGATGATTACCATTGGAGCGCTGGTCCTGTATATAATCCTATATACTAGAAAGATTTTTATCCATTAAAAAACCGGCGGGATGCAGACTCTCATTCCATCGAAGCGGGAGACCCCTTCAGGCGAAGCGAGGGGGAATGAGAGTTCGGCAATCCATGTGCCAACATCGAACGACCTCACTTCGTGTGAGGCCCCTCGGAAAGCGAGCATCCTGCAGCGGAAATCAACCTTGATCAACCTTTAATGAATAGCAAAAAACTTTATGAATAGAGCCATTTTTAATCAACAATAGTTATAAGAAACAACCATAAAAAAAAACAAAAGGAATCGCGAGAATTTTCTCTGGATTCCTCTTGCCTTCTTGTTGGAAAGAACGTCAAAGCGCCGATCCGTTTGGTTATCCGAAATATTTTTTCTTTAAAGCTGCTTCCACCGGTTTAGGGACGAGTTCTGAAATATTCCCATCATACTTTGCCACTTCTTTAACGATACTGGAGCTCAGGAATGAATACTGGTTATTTGTCATGATGAAAAATGTTTCAATATCTTCATTCAGCACTCTGTTCATTGAAGTGATCTGCATCTCATATTCAAAATCGGATACGGCCCTCAAGCCCCTTATGATTGCGCTGGCTCCTACCTTTTTTGCATATTCTATTAACAATCCCTGAAAGGAATCCACTTTCACATTCGGAATGTCCTTGGTCACTTCGTGGATTAATTGAATCCTTTCTTCAGGTGTAAACAGGGCCGTCTTGGAAGAATTGTTCAATACCGTCACATAGACTTGATCAAACACCTTCGCCCCGCGCCGAATGATATCGAGGTGTCCAAAAGTAATTGGATCAAAACTCCCGGGACAAACTGCAATGCTCGCCATTAATCTTTTCCCTCCATCAACGTCTTCGCTAGTGTATAAATGGATACGCCTATCAATCCATATGTTTCATTCCTGATCATTTTCAGACCATCTATTTCCCGAGGCAGGATGATATCCGAACTGTGTTCACACACTATGTATCCGTTTTCATTTAATAAATTATGTTTGCTGATGCTGCTTAATATTTTGGTAAGCTGCTGCTTTTTATATGGAGGATCCAAAAATATCCCATCAAAAGCGATTTCTCTCTTAACCACTGCCCGTAAAGCTCTTTCAGCGTCATTTTTATAGACTTCACTGCATTCTTCGAATCCGCACAGTCCAATATTCGTCCTGATTGTTTGAAATGCTTTATTGTCCCGATCGACAAAAATGACATGCTCAAATCCTCTGCTCAATGCTTCGATTCCCAGCCCGCCGCTTCCTGCGAACAAATCCAGGCCATGTCCACCTTCGAAGTATGGCCCGATCATATTAAAGATCGATTCTTTCACTTTATCTGTCGTTGGTCTTGTTTGATTTCCAGAGACCGATTTCAACGGTCGTCCTTTGCATGTTCCAGATATGACTCTCACGTTATTCACCACTGTAGTTTCAAGATTTCTTCCTTATCCTATCACAAAAAAAATCGACAAGCCAGCAAACAAATGCTGAATGATAGGAAATGGAATCGAAGTTTGGATAATCATGTATATTCCTATCCACATTGGTGATAATGTGAATAACAACATCAATCGGATGTTGTTGCCAACCGCGGAGAAGACTTACGTTTCCCCATAAGTTCTTCCTCCGGTTTCTCCTCTCCCTTTGCCTTCATTCCTAATAATTAGGAAATGGAAGGACCCTGCAGAAATATTTCTGCAGGTTTTTTTATTGTTCTGAAATGACTATGCTGTTTTCTCTTTTATCAATTGATAGATGGAATATTTTTTTCAGCCAGCCTTCATCGATATAGACAGACTGATTAATGTGAACGAAAGGATTGGTGAGCATTCCATACTTTTCTCCATTAATATAAAGAAAATTCCCGGTTTCGGACAAACGAACATGTTCCTCTCCCTTTATAATCATCCATTCATGATCATCGGAATTATTTTTCACAGTAAACCCCAACCCCTTAAAAACCATGGCTGCAGGAAACAGCATTTTTCCATCGTCATAGATGCATTCCACTCCATGCAGCGGACTCCCATGAAACCGGACCGGCCGTTCATCATATGCAATAAGGTTACGGTAGCTTTCTTTCTCAATTTTATTTAA contains:
- the ylbJ gene encoding sporulation integral membrane protein YlbJ — encoded protein: MVLSKIKTLILAAAITIMAISMIVYPEESFEASIRGLNMWWEIVFPSLLPFFIISEMLIGFGVVKFIGVLLEPFMRPLFKVPGVGGFVWAMGMATGFPSGANLTARLRKEGQLTRIEAERLVCFTNSSNPLFIFGAVSVGFFYNPNLGVILALSHYLGNFTVGLFMRFYGREQTGSKPERKKKPSIRAAFSSLHQTRIKEERPIGKILGDAVVSSIQTLLMIGGFIILFSVINKLLFFLHITSFISIFINGFFHMIDFPEALGIPFISGLFEITLGSKMTSQAEAANLMQQAMTVSFILGFSGFSVQAQVASILANTDIRFKPFFAARILHGFSAACLTFLMWKPLFERFYSTGIPSYSTPVFLHSESRLWKDALEFFIHFGPMITIGALVLYIILYTRKIFIH
- the coaD gene encoding pantetheine-phosphate adenylyltransferase; amino-acid sequence: MASIAVCPGSFDPITFGHLDIIRRGAKVFDQVYVTVLNNSSKTALFTPEERIQLIHEVTKDIPNVKVDSFQGLLIEYAKKVGASAIIRGLRAVSDFEYEMQITSMNRVLNEDIETFFIMTNNQYSFLSSSIVKEVAKYDGNISELVPKPVEAALKKKYFG
- the rsmD gene encoding 16S rRNA (guanine(966)-N(2))-methyltransferase RsmD — protein: MRVISGTCKGRPLKSVSGNQTRPTTDKVKESIFNMIGPYFEGGHGLDLFAGSGGLGIEALSRGFEHVIFVDRDNKAFQTIRTNIGLCGFEECSEVYKNDAERALRAVVKREIAFDGIFLDPPYKKQQLTKILSSISKHNLLNENGYIVCEHSSDIILPREIDGLKMIRNETYGLIGVSIYTLAKTLMEGKD